In the Deltaproteobacteria bacterium genome, TTGGACACCCTTTGCAGAGGTTGTGTTCATACAAAAGCGCGGTCTTGCCATCTTTCATTTTGGTTCTGAGCGCTCCTGTGGGGCATACATTTGCGCAGTTTCGGCAAAGGGTGCATCTTTCGCCTATATCCACCCATGCAGTTCCGGGAAATGGTATCTTGCCTGTGTATGAGGTGATTACCTGTTCAAGGATATTTTCATCTAAAATATGCCCTTTATCTGATACCTCCTGATACCCGATGCCTGACACTTGCTCTTTATTGTCATAGAACCTGAATACCCCTTCATAGCAACTATTGGCAAATATATCTTCCATCTGCTTAAAATGGCTTGTCTGCGCGCAATCCTCGCACCCAAACATCATTACAGGGCTGCCCATTGACATGATCTTGAAAACATCCCTCCATGATATTATTGAAAGGTCAGGGACAAAAATAAGTTCAGAGTTCAGAGTTTGGAGTTCGGAGTTGAGGGTTGTGGTAAGTCCTGTATGTGTGCAGGCAAACACTATATTTTTACCTTCACCTGCTGATGAAAGAGCCTCTTTCATATAAGCCTCTGCATTCTTATCCTCTATCGCTCCTGTGGGGCATACCTGATAACATACGCCGCACCTTTCACATGACTCCTGCTCGATAAACGCCGCCTTTTTGCTTTCCAGCCTGTCAACGGTTGCACCGCAGTCAGAATCAGCATAATACGGCACTGCCTTGACAGCCCTTGCCCTGCATACCGCAACACAGTTCACACACTTATAACGCATGACACAGTATTCCTGTTTGACAATAGGATAGTTATGTAAGGCTTCTGTATTCATAGAAGTTTTTGTAACTCAAGGCTTCAGCCTTGATTATCAAACCTGAAGGTTTGAGTTACATGCTCAATGTTTTATCTTTTCAAGAAAACCTCTTTGTTCCGCTATCGAGTAGATAATGCCGATGATAGACATAACAAATATTACTACACTAATCTCAACAGGCGCGGGTGTATATGGAAGTATGCGCGGCTCCCACACCCCTTGCAAAAGTGCGATTTTCTGTATGCCGACTATAAGTGTATTTCTGTCAATAAACTGAACAACAAGGACAATTATTGGGGCAAGGGCAAGTCCAATGCCTGCCTTCTTTTGAAATACAACAATAAGAACAGGCACAATCATGCCCAGCAATAAACTGAATTTCAAAAATTTATTAAACCCAAGGTCAAATAAATCATAGTACGGGTCTGAAACCCATACACCAACCACATAACGCCATACTGTTGCAAGAAATGCTATTGCAACTGATGCCAGAAATACCTTGCGGAGTGTAGTAACTGCCTCGTCAAATTCTTTGTTAGACCCTTTAAATATGCTTATAAGGCATGAAACCAAAAGTATAAGAGATGCACCGCCTAAAAATGCCATCATAAGGAAGTATATCGGAGTAAGCGCCCCAAAACCATATCCTCTGCCTTCTAATACGCCAAAAACACTGCCAAGTGTTGAGTGCCCTGCTATAGCAGTAATCAGAACTGCAACGCTGCCGACCTTCATCAGCCATTCAATATGGAATATCATCGCGGCTAATTCAATCATGAGCACAACAATATACATTGTATAGAAAACACCCATCCACCACATAGGGGAGGTAAGATTTGGATTTACAATAAATTCTATTGCTAACCTCTCCAGCCTTCCGATTTCAAGGCTCAAACTCGTGAAACCTGCTATAATTGTCAAAAGGGCAAGCAAAACCGCCCGTGGAACAATCGGTTTAAGTTTATCTACGCCTCCCAGTGTTGCAAGACAATAGACAAAACTGCACCCTGTGCTTGTAAGGGCAAGGTATATGTATGTTGAAACCTGCAAGCCCCACGGCAGAAGCTGCGTTGTATTGGCAAGTTCGCCATGCCCTATTGTGAATATCTGAAATGTAGTATAAAGACCTAGTAAAACACCAAGCGCTAAAAGCCCTATCCATACTTTAAATAGATTGCTCATAGGTTATAATCTCCTTTTTGTTATTTCATTCATCACGGTTTTTTTATTTCACATAAAAAACCTGCGGCTTTGTGCCAAGTTCCTCTCTTAAACGATAAGCGCCCTTTCTCTCCACCCTCTTACTTACTTCACTTTCAGGGTTGTCAATATCCCCAAAATACCTTGCTGATGCAGGACACGCAATAACACATGCAGGTGTAAAGTCCCTGTCTTTTACAGGGTCTCTGTCAGGGGTCATCTCTTTCCTATCTGTCCTGTGGGCGCAGAATGTGCATTTTGTTACAACACCTTTAGGCGGTATGCCTGTCCCTCGCTTGCCGTCCTGTTCTTCTCTTGACAACTGATACGGCGGATCCCATAGTTTTGCCCTTCGTCCATGATAGACCTCTTTAATATCAGGCTCTAATAAAGGTTTTACTTCAGGATAACATCTCACGCCATAAGGACATGCCATAACGCAATAGCGGCATCCCAAACACTTATACCAGTTTATAAGCACCACGCCGTCTTCTTTCCTCTTCCGTGTAGCCCTTACAGGACATACCTTTGTGCAAGGGGCCTCTGTGCAGTGCTGGCAGGGACGGGGATACCATGTAAACTTCTTTGTCCCGGTTTCCCCTTCATTCATAAATATGACCTTATGCCAGTTTTCTCCGGGAACCCTTGTATTTTCCATGCTGCAGGCAACGCTGCATGCCTGACAGCCCACACATTTTGCCAAATCTATTGCCATTCCCCATCTTGACATTTTTATCCTCCTCAGATTTATCCTATCAAACCTAAAGGTTTGAGTTACTGTAACTCAAGACTTTAGTCTTGATTATTACTGTAACTCAAGACTTTAGTCTTGATTATCAAATTTTTTCCACCTTGCACAAACTTGCATTATAACTTGCAAGACCCGATATAGGGTCGGAGACATTTTCTATAATCTCATTGGAGTTTGCAGAGCCTCTCCCTTTTGCCCATCTGCCCATTGCCCAGTGTCCAAACTCAAATGGAAGAACCACAACATCCTCCTGACAGCCTTCATAATATCTTACCTTTGCCTCTATGGAGCCAAGCGGGGTTGTTATCTTAACCCTGTCTTCTTCATTGATTTTCCTTGCTATGGCTGTCTTTGGGTGCATCTCAAGATATGTGCCTTTCCTGCCTCCAACATAAGGCTGGAAC is a window encoding:
- a CDS encoding 4Fe-4S binding protein, which translates into the protein MNTEALHNYPIVKQEYCVMRYKCVNCVAVCRARAVKAVPYYADSDCGATVDRLESKKAAFIEQESCERCGVCYQVCPTGAIEDKNAEAYMKEALSSAGEGKNIVFACTHTGLTTTLNSELQTLNSELIFVPDLSIISWRDVFKIMSMGSPVMMFGCEDCAQTSHFKQMEDIFANSCYEGVFRFYDNKEQVSGIGYQEVSDKGHILDENILEQVITSYTGKIPFPGTAWVDIGERCTLCRNCANVCPTGALRTKMKDGKTALLYEHNLCKGCPICEKACPERCITIDRRLRPDSLFTVDNKCEKNLLLCRGCDEIIATDAVFERIRNILTAHGQSAEQLEYCPDCKARGLGAGRNSSRVEENSATLM
- the nrfD gene encoding polysulfide reductase NrfD, whose product is MSNLFKVWIGLLALGVLLGLYTTFQIFTIGHGELANTTQLLPWGLQVSTYIYLALTSTGCSFVYCLATLGGVDKLKPIVPRAVLLALLTIIAGFTSLSLEIGRLERLAIEFIVNPNLTSPMWWMGVFYTMYIVVLMIELAAMIFHIEWLMKVGSVAVLITAIAGHSTLGSVFGVLEGRGYGFGALTPIYFLMMAFLGGASLILLVSCLISIFKGSNKEFDEAVTTLRKVFLASVAIAFLATVWRYVVGVWVSDPYYDLFDLGFNKFLKFSLLLGMIVPVLIVVFQKKAGIGLALAPIIVLVVQFIDRNTLIVGIQKIALLQGVWEPRILPYTPAPVEISVVIFVMSIIGIIYSIAEQRGFLEKIKH
- a CDS encoding 4Fe-4S dicluster domain-containing protein, coding for MAIDLAKCVGCQACSVACSMENTRVPGENWHKVIFMNEGETGTKKFTWYPRPCQHCTEAPCTKVCPVRATRKRKEDGVVLINWYKCLGCRYCVMACPYGVRCYPEVKPLLEPDIKEVYHGRRAKLWDPPYQLSREEQDGKRGTGIPPKGVVTKCTFCAHRTDRKEMTPDRDPVKDRDFTPACVIACPASARYFGDIDNPESEVSKRVERKGAYRLREELGTKPQVFYVK